The following are from one region of the Corylus avellana chromosome ca1, CavTom2PMs-1.0 genome:
- the LOC132167939 gene encoding pathogenesis-related thaumatin-like protein 3.5, producing WCSFDESGKGTCFTGDCGGQLQCAGAGGAPPVTLVEFTLESPVDYYNVSLVDGYNMRVSIVPSGGSGPNCKQRSCLSDLNKHCPNGLQVRRNGHVVACKSACLAFNTAKYCCTGAYGSPQTCKPSSYAKVFKASCPTAYSYAYDDPTSTFTCGGADYLISFC from the coding sequence TGGTGTTCGTTTGATGAGTCTGGTAAAGGGACATGCTTCACGGGAGACTGCGGGGGCCAGCTGCAATGTGCGGGGGCTGGCGGTGCACCACCTGTAACCCTCGTAGAGTTTACCCTAGAAAGTCCAGTGGATTACTACAATGTTAGCCTAGTTGATGGCTACAACATGCGTGTTTCGATAGTCCCTTCGGGTGGATCAGGTCCTAATTGTAAGCAGCGAAGTTGTCTTTCGGACTTGAACAAACATTGCCCTAATGGCTTGCAAGTAAGGAGGAATGGTCATGTTGTAGCCTGCAAAAGTGCTTGCTTAGCGTTTAATACAGCCAAATATTGCTGCACTGGAGCCTATGGCAGCCCTCAGACGTGCAAGCCTTCAAGTTATGCGAAGGTGTTCAAGGCTTCTTGCCCTACAGCTTATAGCTATGCCTATGATGATCCCACAAGCACTTTCACATGCGGAGGAGCTGATTATTTGATTAGCTTTTGTTAA
- the LOC132181398 gene encoding ras-related protein RGP1-like produces MSNYQGNHNYNQKIDYVLKVVLIGDSAVGKSQLLARFARNEFSLESKATIGVEFQTKTLVIDHKTVKAQIWDTAGQERYRAVTSAYYRGAVGAMLVYDITKRQTFDHVAKWLEELRGHADKNIVIMLVGNKSDLGSLRAVPTEDAKEFAERENLFFMETSALEAINVESAFLTVLTEIYRIISKKALVANEEAAAAGSSSLLKGTNILVPGREPEPERRISCCSSS; encoded by the exons aTGTCGAATTATCAAGGGAACCACAATTACAACCAGAAGATCGACTACGTGCTGAAGGTGGTGCTGATCGGAGACTCGGCGGTGGGGAAGTCGCAGCTCTTGGCCCGGTTCGCGAGGAACGAGTTCAGCTTGGAGTCCAAGGCCACCATCGGGGTCGAGTTCCAGACCAAGACGCTTGTGATTGACCACAAGACGGTCAAGGCCCAGATTTGGGACACTGCTGGTCAGGAAAG ATACAGGGCAGTGACCAGCGCATACTACAGAGGTGCGGTGGGGGCGATGCTAGTGTATGACATTACCAAGCGGCAAACATTTGATCATGTGGCCAAGTGGTTAGAGGAGTTACGGGGCCATGCTGACAAAAATATTGTCATCATGCTTGTGGGCAATAAATCTGACTTGGGGTCCCTTCGAGCTGTACCTACAGAGGATGCAAAAGAGTTTGCCGAAAGGGAGAACCTCTTCTTCATGGAGACATCAGCCCTCGAGGCCATTAATGTTGAATCGGCCTTCCTCACGGTCCTCACAGAAATTTACCGGATCATCAGCAAGAAGGCTCTTGTTGCCAATGAAGAAGCAGCTGCGGCAGGAAGTTCATCACTCCTCAAGGGAACAAATATCCTTGTCCCTGGACGGGAGCCAGAACCTGAACGGAGGATCAGCTGTTGCAGCTCTTCGTAG
- the LOC132191754 gene encoding cytochrome P450 705A20-like has product MTVITQYLLLIFFCFLLPALLLILFFNKPTTTGRRSHPPSPPALPIIGHLHLVGGFFHKSLQNLATQYGSIFYIRLGFSDCIVVSSAAMANEIFKTHDLDFAQHPKITFADELPYARCGFFSAPYGDYYRFIKKLCMTELLSPRQLERSRVVRDEELGRFLRGLVESGKKKEVVNVGAELMKLTNNTICTMAMSTRCSEKGDDADRIRGFLKSAYESGSKGPGLIGDSLWPLSRLIFWFYKKEIMDNVQGVDELLERMLKEHEDQIGKRENEDLMDILLKVYGDDKAEANIMSRTHLKAFLLDIFVGATGTLAEAIIWVMAELINHPSVFQKLREEIRSVVGGTRLVEESDVASLPYLQAVVKETLRLYPPLPVTTRECRQSCQIGGYDILQKTAVGINLYAIMRDPEIWDNPNEFLPERFMVSDDTQHKNMEHKQDHGIETFLTFGAGRRGCPGSRLGLIMMHLTVAAMVQCFDWKFCGDVHNGKINMEVGKGIFIHLAQPFTCLPVVHFNPFAASI; this is encoded by the exons ATGACTGTCATCACCCAATATCTCTTACTAATTTTCTTCTGTTTCCTCTTGCCTGCACTCCTACTGATATTGTTTTTCAACAAGCCAACAACAACCGGCCGGCGCAGCCACCCTCCGAGCCCGCCCGCCCTCCCAATCATCGGCCACCTTCACCTCGTCGGAGGCTTCTTTCACAAATCCTTGCAAAACCTCGCCACCCAATACGGCTCTATCTTCTATATCCGACTTGGTTTTTCCGACTGCATCGTCGTTTCGTCGGCCGCCATGGCCAACGAGATATTCAAAACCCACGATCTTGATTTCGCGCAGCACCCCAAGATAACTTTCGCAGACGAATTGCCCTACGCCAGGTGCGGATTCTTCAGCGCCCCATATGGTGATTATTATCGGTTCATCAAAAAACTCTGCATGACGGAGCTGCTCTCGCCCAGACAGCTTGAGCGGTCGCGGGTTGTCCGAGATGAAGAGCTCGGCCGGTTTTTGCGAGGATTGGTTGAGAGTGGTAAGAAAAAAGAGGTTGTGAACGTGGGTGCTGAGCTCATGAAGCTCACAAACAATACTATATGCACGATGGCGATGAGCACAAGGTGTTCGGAGAAAGGTGATGATGCTGACAGGATCAGGGGGTTCCTGAAAAGCGCCTATGAGAGCGGTTCCAAGGGGCCGGGGCTTATTGGGGATTCGTTGTGGCCGCTGAGtagattgattttttggttcTATAAAAAGGAGATCATGGATAATGTCCAGGGGGTTGATGAGCTTCTGGAAAGAATGTTGAAGGAGCATGAAGATCAGATtgggaagagagagaatgaagatTTGATGGATATATTATTGAAGGTGTACGGTGATGATAAGGCTGAAGCCAATATCATGAGCAGAACCCATCTCAAGGCTTTTTTGCTT GATATTTTCGTGGGAGCCACTGGTACCTTAGCAGAGGCGATCATTTGGGTAATGGCTGAGCTCATCAACCATCCAAGTGTATTCCAGAAGCTGAGAGAAGAGATAAGATCGGTTGTTGGCGGCACTAGACTGGTCGAGGAATCTGATGTCGCAAGTCTCCCCTACTTGCAAGCAGTTGTAAAAGAAACACTAAGACTATATCCGCCATTACCTGTGACAACAAGAGAATGCCGCCAAAGCTGTCAAATAGGAGGCTATGACATCCTCCAAAAAACTGCGGTGGGAATCAATCTGTATGCCATAATGAGAGATCCAGAGATATGGGACAACCCAAATGAGTTCTTGCCAGAGAGGTTCATGGTTTCTGACGACACACAACACAAAAACATGGAACATAAACAAGATCATGGCATAG aaacttttcttacttttggTGCGGGGAGGAGAGGCTGCCCTGGCTCAAGGCTGGGGTTGATTATGATGCATTTGACAGTTGCAGCCATGGTTCAATGCTTTGATTGGAAGTTTTGTGGAGACGTACACAACGGTAAGATTAATATGGAAGTTGGGAAAGGCATTTTTATACACTTGGCTCAACCATTCACATGTCTTCCGGTTGTTCACTTCAACCCCTTTGCTGCTTCCATCTAA
- the LOC132189536 gene encoding transcription factor bHLH130-like: MSLLYSPSIKYVDGELTKNHPAEFMLDSNIYHQREQEMQQQNQQNQHNSGLMRYRSAPSSLLASLIDCSSNGGGTVGCEDRRYLPSSSPEEATMLARFMSPCNDQMVFQAEQQVQALPNHNPVDRSFSFLNSVGLEDSMKAKMGAAGNRSIPLRQSSSPAELFAELTMDNGFGVMRNVGNFRACNGEASPSMNKLNDDLSFSAGPSPCSSHMSQIAEIGNELSRPPEDQSLGNAADSHHHYIPSFTNDSWNGSPFNGLRITRDNEVKVFPSSNSFDTRDPEPRSRTHGLTHHLSLPKTSIEMATIEKFLQFQGSVPCKIRAKRGFATHPRSIAERVRRTRISERMRKLQELFPNLDKQTNTADMLDSAVEYIKDLQKQVKTLADTKAKCTCSRKMKQYSDQSD; encoded by the exons ATGAGCCTTTTGTATAGTCCTAGTATCAAATATGTAGATGGGGAGCTGACAAAGAACCACCCTGCAGAATTCATGTTGGACTCAAATATTTACCATCAACGAGAACAAGAAATGCAGCAACAAAACCAGCAAAATCAGCATAATTCTGGCCTAATGCGTTATCGCTCTGCACCGAGCTCATTGCTCGCAAGCCTCATAGATTGTAGCAGCAATGGCGGCGGTACTGTCGGATGTGAAGATCGCCGGTATCTTCCATCCTCGAGCCCCGAGGAGGCGACAATGTTGGCAAGGTTCATGTCACCGTGCAATGATCAGATGGTTTTCCAAGCTGAGCAACAAGTACAAGCTCTGCCAAATCATAATCCAGTGGATAGATCTTTTAGTTTTCTGAACTCTGTGGGATTGGAGGATTCAATGAAAGCAAAGATGGGTGCTGCAGGAAATCGGTCCATTCCTCTTAGGCAAAGCAGCTCTCCAGCTGAGCTTTTTGCTGAATTAACCATGGATAACG GCTTTGGTGTGATGAGGAATGTGGGAAATTTTAGAGCCTGCAATGGGGAAGCCAGCCCGTCAATGAATAAGTTGAATGATGATTTAAGCTTCTCAGCTGGGCCATCTCCTTGCTCAAGCCATATGTCTCAGATTGCTGAGATTGGGAATGAATTAAGTAGACCTCCGGAGGATCAAAGTTTGGGAAATGCTGCTGATAGCCATCACCATTACATTCCCAGCTTCACAAATGATTCTTGGAATGGATCTCCATTCAATGGTCTAAGAATAACCAGAGACAATGAGGTTAAAGTGTTCCCATCTTCAAATTCATTCGATACTCGG GATCCAGAACCCAGAAGCAGAACCCATGGATTGACTCATCATTTGAGCTTGCCTAAGACTTCCATTGAGATGGCCACCATAGAAAAGTTTTTGCAATTTCAAGGTTCTGTTCCTTGTAAAATCCGAGCCAAAAGAGGCTTTGCCACCCACCCACGAAGCATTGCAGAGAGG GTGAGAAGAACACGAATAAGTGAAAGGATGAGGAAGTTGCAAGAGCTTTTTCCAAACTTGGACAAG CAAACAAACACAGCAGACATGTTAGATTCGGCAGTTGAGTACATTAAAGACCTTCAGAAACAGGTTAAG ACGCTGGCGGATACAAAGGCCAAGTGCAcgtgttcaagaaaaatgaagcaatattCGGATCAATCTGACTGA